Proteins encoded by one window of Xiphias gladius isolate SHS-SW01 ecotype Sanya breed wild chromosome 15, ASM1685928v1, whole genome shotgun sequence:
- the gcdha gene encoding glutaryl-CoA dehydrogenase a — translation MALRSAVARLLSSSQKCAAVTASRAQGTAAAAHKDAEEVKKPAKAAKVSFNWRDALDLEGQLTEEEIMIRDSFRNYCQEKLMPRIVMANRHEHFHREIVSEMGELGVLGPTIKGYGCAGTSYVAYGLIAREVERVDSGYRSVMSVQSSLVMHPINAYGTDAQKEKYLPRLARGEILGCFGLTEPNHGSDPSSMETKAKYNPSSGSFTISGSKTWITNSPVADIAVVWAKCEDGRVRGFILERGMKGFATPKIEGKFSLRASATGMILMDEVEVPQENLLPNVSGLAGPFGCLNNARYGIAWGALGAAEFCFHAARQYTLDRIQFGVPLARNQLMQKKMADMLTEITIGLQSCLALGRLIDEKKAAPEMISMLKRNSCGKALDIARQARDMLGGNGIADEYHIIRHVMNLEAVNTYEGTHDIHALILGRAITGLQSFTVGK, via the exons ATGGCTCTCAGAAGTGCTGTCGCCCGTCTGCTCTCCAGCAGCCAAAAATGCGCTGCTGTCACAGCGTCCAGAGCCCAGGGCACAGCTGCTGCGGCTCACAAAG ATGCTGAAGAAGTCAAGAAGCCAGCGAAGGCAG CCAAGGTGTCATTCAACTGGCGGGACGCTCTGGATCTGGAGGGTcagctgacagaggaggagatcaTGATCCGGGACTCCTTCCGCAACTACTGCCAGGAAAAACTCATGCCCCGCATCGTCATGGCCAACAGACATGAAC ATTTCCACCGTGAGATAGTCTCAGAGATGGGAGAGTTGGGCGTCCTAGGCCCAACtattaaag GGTACGGCTGTGCTGGCACTAGTTATGTGGCGTACGGTTTGATTGCCAGAGAAGTCGAGAGAGTGGACAGTGGGTATCGATCAGTCATGAGTGTCCAGTCTTCACTGGTCATGCACCCAATCAATGCTTACGGCACAGACGCTCAGAAAGAGAAGTACCTGCCAAGGCTTG CTCGTGGAGAAATCCTGGGCTGCTTTGGCTTGACAGAGCCCAACCATGGCAGTGATCCCAGCAGTATGGAGACCAAGGCCAAGTACAACCCATCCAGTGGTAGCTTCACCATCAGCGGATCCAAGACCTG GATCACGAATTCCCCTGTGGCAGACATTGCAGTGGTCTGGGCCAAGTGTGAGGATGGCAGGGTTAGGGGTTTCATCTTGGAGCGTGGAATGAAGGGCTTTGCCACCCCAAAGATTGAGGGCAAGTTCTCACTGAGGGCGTCCGCCACTGGCATGATCCTGATGGATGAAGTGGAAGTTCCCCAGGAGAACCTGCTGCCCAACGTCTCTGGTCTGGCT GGTCCCTTTGGCTGTCTCAACAACGCCCGGTATGGCATTGCCTGGGGAGCTCTGGGAGCTGCAGAATTCTGCTTTCATGCTGCCCGACAGTACACTCTGGACAG AATCCAGTTTGGGGTGCCACTGGCCAGGAACCAGCTGATGCAGAAGAAGATGGCTGACATGCTGACAGAGATCACTATTGGTCTACAGTCATGTCTGGCCTTGGGAAGACTCATTGATGAGAAGAA AGCAGCGCCAGAGATGATCTCCATGCTAAAGAGGAATAGCTGTGGCAAGGCTTTGGATATTGCCAGACAAGCCAGAGACATGTTGGGAGGAAATGGCATCGCAGATGAGTACCACATTATCCGTCACGTCATGAACCTGGAGGCTGTCAACACATACGAGG GAACTCATGATATTCATGCTTTGATCCTGGGCAGAGCCATCACTGGACTGCAGTCTTTCACTGTTGGAAAGTAA
- the syce2 gene encoding synaptonemal complex central element protein 2 isoform X2: MDLFFEDPTLPCTSQSTPKTGHEDSQMSEDTDHDSSIGKSSSVSVTEIPEHHTSSSINGISSRVQGLVEKINGSRTSDQKVMDSFQENLVEKVKGVCQQMKEHMYTVYEENSSEVQVKLQELFEVLENCTKLSNELLEASQALASLSKSLAISQTSESL; this comes from the exons ATGGACCTTTTCTTCGAGGACCCAACATTACCGTGCACCTCCCAGTCCACTCCCAAGACCGGACATGAAGATTCACAGATG TCAGAGGACACTGACCATGACTCATCAATAGGGAAGTCCTCAAGTGTGAGCGTGACTGAGATTCCAGAGCATCATACCAG CTCAAGCATAAATGGCATCAGCAGTAGAGTGCAGGGACTGGTGGAAAAGATTAACGGCAGCCGCACCAGTGACCAGAAAGTCATGGACAGCTTTCAGGAGAACTTAGTGGAGAAG GTGAAGGGGGTGTGCCAGCAGATGAAGGAGCACATGTACACAGTCTATGAGGAGAACAGTAGTGAGGTGCAGGTGAAGCTGCAGGAGTTGTTTGAGGTTCTGGAGAACTGCACTAAACTCAGCAATGAACTCCTGGAGGCCAGTCAGGCCCTGGCAAGTCTCAGCAAGAGTCTGGCCATTAGCCAGACATCAGAATCCTTATAA
- the syce2 gene encoding synaptonemal complex central element protein 2 isoform X1, translated as MKLKNPIQIQPCRVNQTKMDLFFEDPTLPCTSQSTPKTGHEDSQMSEDTDHDSSIGKSSSVSVTEIPEHHTSSSINGISSRVQGLVEKINGSRTSDQKVMDSFQENLVEKVKGVCQQMKEHMYTVYEENSSEVQVKLQELFEVLENCTKLSNELLEASQALASLSKSLAISQTSESL; from the exons ATGAAATTGAAAAACCCAATTCAGATTCAGCCCTGCAGAGTCAACCAGACCAAGATGGACCTTTTCTTCGAGGACCCAACATTACCGTGCACCTCCCAGTCCACTCCCAAGACCGGACATGAAGATTCACAGATG TCAGAGGACACTGACCATGACTCATCAATAGGGAAGTCCTCAAGTGTGAGCGTGACTGAGATTCCAGAGCATCATACCAG CTCAAGCATAAATGGCATCAGCAGTAGAGTGCAGGGACTGGTGGAAAAGATTAACGGCAGCCGCACCAGTGACCAGAAAGTCATGGACAGCTTTCAGGAGAACTTAGTGGAGAAG GTGAAGGGGGTGTGCCAGCAGATGAAGGAGCACATGTACACAGTCTATGAGGAGAACAGTAGTGAGGTGCAGGTGAAGCTGCAGGAGTTGTTTGAGGTTCTGGAGAACTGCACTAAACTCAGCAATGAACTCCTGGAGGCCAGTCAGGCCCTGGCAAGTCTCAGCAAGAGTCTGGCCATTAGCCAGACATCAGAATCCTTATAA